One part of the Caproiciproducens sp. CPB-2 genome encodes these proteins:
- a CDS encoding DUF6774 domain-containing protein codes for MNNCCGEKLVTLAAAISMQIAHCVTNDELAVLGELFTVIGDQLSLLAVANPLCCPDSGKKVPPKQENDSA; via the coding sequence ATGAACAACTGTTGTGGTGAAAAACTTGTAACACTTGCTGCGGCTATTTCCATGCAGATTGCCCATTGCGTCACAAATGACGAATTGGCAGTATTAGGAGAACTCTTCACAGTCATTGGTGATCAGTTGTCCCTGCTGGCTGTCGCAAATCCGCTATGCTGCCCGGACAGCGGTAAAAAAGTGCCGCCAAAACAGGAAAACGACAGCGCATGA
- a CDS encoding M15 family metallopeptidase yields the protein MYQEKNKIRKTLSAFAVIIVELALMAATTVVFVMAFEHVEAKNTEAKPTAGSSVPSSSAAQSIPSQTSQPAGQQFQQPDDWRLVLVNYEHTLPDTFESKIVHAFNVDMDSRIVEPFRQMRDAALRDDIHLWLSSGYRNDEKQQKLYSEEIEAFYKTGISYEDAVSEAARSVAPPGTSEHITGLAIDVNGVLEDFGGTKEFHWLSEHAQDYGFILRYPKDKQDITHIKYESWHFRYVGVEHAKKMKELNLCLEEYIDYFNKNQTASH from the coding sequence ATGTATCAGGAAAAGAATAAAATTCGGAAAACACTTTCAGCATTTGCTGTTATCATAGTAGAACTGGCTCTTATGGCGGCGACGACTGTCGTTTTTGTTATGGCGTTTGAACACGTGGAGGCAAAGAACACCGAAGCAAAGCCGACGGCCGGCAGCAGTGTGCCTTCGTCCTCCGCCGCACAGTCGATTCCAAGCCAGACGAGTCAGCCGGCCGGTCAGCAGTTTCAGCAGCCGGATGACTGGAGGCTTGTTTTGGTCAATTACGAGCATACGCTTCCGGACACCTTCGAATCGAAAATCGTACATGCATTCAATGTGGATATGGACTCAAGAATTGTCGAACCGTTTCGTCAGATGCGCGACGCCGCTTTAAGGGACGATATTCACCTTTGGCTGTCTTCAGGCTATCGCAATGATGAGAAGCAGCAGAAGCTTTATTCGGAAGAAATTGAAGCTTTTTACAAAACAGGGATCAGCTATGAGGACGCGGTAAGCGAGGCTGCCAGATCGGTTGCGCCTCCGGGTACCAGCGAGCATATTACGGGGCTTGCCATTGATGTGAACGGTGTGCTTGAAGATTTCGGCGGCACCAAAGAATTCCACTGGCTTTCGGAGCACGCGCAGGATTACGGTTTTATCCTCCGTTATCCAAAGGACAAGCAGGATATCACCCATATCAAATACGAATCCTGGCATTTTCGCTATGTCGGGGTGGAACACGCGAAGAAAATGAAAGAACTGAATCTGTGCCTTGAGGAATATATAGACTATTTCAATAAAAATCAAACTGCTTCTCATTGA
- the gltX gene encoding glutamate--tRNA ligase yields the protein MQQKTVRTRFAPSPTGFMHVGNLRTALYEYLIAKSLGGTFVLRIEDTDQERLVQGAVDIIYNTLEKVGLKHDEGPDIGGGYGPYVQSERKDIYKPYAEQLVREGKAYYCFCTKERLDALHESKEDGTFSGGYDRHCRDLPKEEVDRLLQEGTPYVIRQKMPIEGSTTFDDAVYGSITIENRELEDQILIKSDGYPTYNFANVIDDHLMQITHVVRGCEYLTSTPKYNLLYQAFGWDVPTYVHLPLIMGKNEDGSVSKLSKRHGSTGFADLIREGYLPQTIVNYIALLGWCPKENRELFTLSELVENFSIDGISKSPAVFDYDKLTWFNGEYIRAMSEQEFIENAMPYFREVFPDAELNWRVLASILQPRVTKLTQIPEMIGFLKELPEYPADFFVNKKSRTNLENSAQMLQESIAELEKTDDWSVEGLHDLLIALAQRLEVKNGTLLWPVRIAAAGMTVTPGGAMEILAILGKRESIRRLRIGLEKLQA from the coding sequence ATGCAGCAAAAAACAGTAAGGACAAGGTTCGCGCCGAGCCCGACAGGCTTTATGCATGTCGGGAATCTCCGTACGGCTTTGTATGAATATTTAATTGCAAAATCGCTCGGCGGCACTTTTGTACTGCGTATTGAGGATACCGATCAGGAAAGGCTTGTACAGGGCGCCGTGGATATTATCTACAATACGCTTGAAAAAGTCGGCCTGAAGCACGACGAGGGACCGGATATCGGCGGCGGGTACGGCCCTTATGTGCAAAGTGAGCGCAAGGATATTTACAAACCGTATGCGGAACAGCTTGTCAGGGAAGGAAAAGCGTATTATTGCTTCTGCACCAAGGAGCGGCTGGACGCGCTGCATGAAAGCAAAGAGGACGGAACTTTTTCCGGGGGATATGACCGCCACTGCCGCGACCTGCCCAAAGAGGAGGTCGACCGGCTGCTTCAGGAGGGCACGCCGTATGTGATCCGCCAAAAGATGCCGATAGAGGGTTCCACCACCTTTGACGATGCTGTGTACGGTTCCATCACGATTGAAAACAGGGAGCTGGAGGATCAGATCCTCATTAAATCCGACGGTTATCCGACTTATAATTTTGCAAACGTTATCGATGACCACCTGATGCAGATTACTCATGTGGTCAGAGGCTGCGAGTACCTGACTTCCACGCCGAAGTACAACCTGCTTTATCAGGCTTTCGGGTGGGACGTGCCTACCTATGTCCATCTTCCGCTGATTATGGGAAAAAATGAGGACGGCAGCGTTTCCAAGCTGTCCAAGCGCCACGGCTCCACCGGTTTTGCGGACCTGATACGGGAAGGGTATCTGCCGCAGACCATTGTCAATTATATCGCGCTTCTGGGCTGGTGCCCGAAGGAAAACCGCGAGCTGTTTACGCTTTCCGAGCTCGTTGAAAATTTTTCGATCGACGGCATCAGCAAATCGCCCGCCGTGTTCGATTACGATAAGCTGACCTGGTTTAACGGGGAATATATCCGCGCCATGTCGGAGCAGGAATTTATAGAAAACGCCATGCCGTATTTCAGAGAGGTTTTTCCGGACGCGGAGCTGAACTGGCGGGTGCTCGCTTCCATTTTACAGCCCCGCGTGACCAAGCTTACGCAGATTCCGGAAATGATCGGATTTTTGAAGGAGCTGCCGGAATATCCGGCCGATTTCTTTGTGAATAAGAAGAGCAGGACCAATCTTGAAAATTCGGCCCAGATGCTGCAGGAGTCCATTGCGGAACTGGAGAAGACGGACGACTGGTCGGTGGAAGGACTGCACGATCTGCTGATTGCGCTTGCACAAAGGCTGGAAGTGAAAAACGGGACCCTGCTGTGGCCGGTGCGTATCGCGGCGGCGGGGATGACGGTCACGCCCGGCGGAGCGATGGAAATCCTTGCCATACTGGGCAAGAGGGAATCCATCCGCAGGCTTCGTATCGGTCTTGAAAAATTGCAGGCATAA
- a CDS encoding glutamine--tRNA ligase/YqeY domain fusion protein, whose amino-acid sequence MSDEITTGGEAEASGNFIHTFIEEDIAPQGRFEGKRVHTRFPPEPNGYLHIGHAKAICIDFGTAEKFGGICNLRMDDTNPTKEDTEYVDAIQEDIRWLGFTWDDRFYYASDYFPKMYELAVKLIRENLAYVCELTPEQMRENRGDLTNPAVSPYRDRPVEESLDLFERMKNGEFEDGKMTLRAKIDLASGNFNMRDPVIYRINHMTHHRTGSTWCIYPMYDFAHPIEDALEGITHSLCSLEFEDHRPLYDWVIDHIDLPDKPRQIEFARLGINNTVMSKRKLRLLVENNDVSGWDDPRMPTLCGLRRRGYTPASIRNFCERIGVSKVNSTVEYGFLEHCLREDLNRNAQRTMAVLNPVKLVLTNYPKDKTEEFEVENNPERPEDGTRTVFFSRELWIEKEDFMEEPVKGYFRLFPGNEVRLKTTYIVRCTGCKKDENGDVTEVYAEYDPQTRGGNTPDGRKIKGTIHWVDAKTAADAEVRLYDSLFTVPDPEAGDFLTQLNPDSLKVLTDCKVEPSLARAEGVHSYQFMRQGYFCQDSRDSTPEHPVFNRCVSLKDSFKKK is encoded by the coding sequence ATGAGTGACGAAATAACGACTGGCGGCGAAGCGGAAGCTTCCGGTAATTTTATTCATACCTTTATAGAAGAGGATATTGCTCCGCAGGGCAGGTTTGAGGGGAAAAGGGTCCACACCCGTTTTCCGCCCGAGCCGAACGGATACCTGCACATTGGCCACGCGAAGGCGATCTGCATCGACTTCGGTACCGCGGAGAAGTTCGGCGGTATCTGCAATTTGCGGATGGACGACACCAACCCGACCAAGGAGGACACGGAGTACGTGGACGCCATTCAGGAGGACATCCGCTGGCTGGGTTTCACCTGGGACGACCGTTTTTACTATGCCTCCGATTATTTTCCGAAAATGTATGAATTGGCCGTCAAGCTGATCCGGGAGAACCTTGCCTATGTCTGCGAGCTGACTCCGGAGCAGATGCGCGAGAACCGGGGCGACCTGACAAACCCGGCGGTCAGCCCGTACCGCGACAGGCCGGTGGAGGAAAGCCTCGATCTGTTTGAGCGCATGAAAAACGGGGAATTTGAGGATGGGAAAATGACGCTCCGCGCCAAAATTGATCTGGCCTCCGGGAATTTCAACATGCGCGACCCCGTGATTTACCGCATCAACCATATGACGCACCACCGCACCGGCAGCACCTGGTGCATTTACCCCATGTACGATTTCGCGCACCCCATCGAGGACGCTCTGGAGGGAATCACCCATTCGCTGTGCTCGCTCGAGTTTGAAGACCACAGGCCGCTTTACGACTGGGTCATCGACCACATCGATCTGCCGGACAAGCCCAGACAGATCGAATTTGCCCGTCTGGGCATCAACAACACCGTCATGAGCAAGCGCAAGCTCCGCCTGCTGGTGGAAAACAATGATGTCAGCGGCTGGGACGACCCCCGCATGCCCACGCTCTGCGGGCTTCGCCGCAGGGGCTACACGCCGGCCTCCATCCGGAATTTCTGTGAGCGTATCGGCGTTTCCAAGGTCAACAGCACGGTGGAGTACGGCTTTTTGGAGCACTGCCTGCGGGAAGATTTAAACAGGAACGCGCAGCGCACCATGGCGGTGCTGAATCCGGTCAAGCTGGTCCTGACAAATTATCCGAAGGATAAAACCGAGGAATTTGAAGTGGAGAACAATCCCGAGCGCCCCGAGGACGGCACAAGGACGGTTTTTTTCTCCCGCGAACTGTGGATTGAGAAGGAAGACTTTATGGAAGAGCCGGTAAAGGGTTACTTCCGGCTTTTCCCGGGCAATGAAGTGCGGCTGAAAACGACTTATATTGTTCGCTGCACCGGCTGTAAGAAAGATGAAAACGGCGATGTCACCGAGGTTTACGCGGAATATGACCCGCAGACCCGCGGCGGCAATACGCCGGACGGCAGAAAGATCAAGGGCACCATCCACTGGGTGGACGCAAAAACCGCCGCCGATGCGGAAGTACGTCTGTATGACAGCCTGTTTACCGTGCCGGACCCGGAAGCGGGGGACTTCCTTACCCAGCTGAACCCGGATTCCCTCAAGGTGCTGACCGACTGTAAGGTGGAACCGTCCCTCGCGCGAGCGGAGGGAGTTCATTCCTATCAGTTCATGCGTCAGGGATATTTCTGCCAGGATAGCCGCGACAGTACGCCGGAGCACCCGGTCTTTAACCGCTGCGTATCTCTGAAAGACAGCTTCAAAAAGAAATAA
- a CDS encoding biotin--[acetyl-CoA-carboxylase] ligase, with protein sequence MSTKDEILKYLQGRNDYVSGGELSEQLLVSRTAVWKHINTLRSAGYEIESVTNRGYRLVSSPDQITPETILSGLKTKALGKTVFSFDSIDSTNAQAKRQALSGAPNGSLFIAERQTGGKGRLGRTWESPSGTGLWFSVLLRPGSLPVQVTGITLLAGLAVCRAIRKQTDTPAMIKWPNDIVIGSKKVCGILTEMAAEIDRIEYVVVGIGINVNMENFPDELSGKATSLRRECGRPITRIGLLQKILKEFEEILCDDIDRPEAILAEYKTLCVSLNRTVGFTRNQESVTATAVDISPAGELIVRCGDGSLLSINAGEVAVQGIYGQT encoded by the coding sequence ATGTCTACGAAGGACGAAATATTAAAATACCTGCAAGGGCGCAACGACTATGTTTCGGGCGGGGAGCTCAGCGAGCAGCTGCTGGTCTCCCGCACCGCCGTATGGAAGCACATCAACACCCTGAGAAGCGCGGGCTATGAAATCGAATCCGTTACAAACCGCGGCTACCGCCTTGTTTCCTCCCCCGATCAGATCACGCCGGAGACCATTCTTTCGGGTCTGAAAACAAAAGCGCTCGGAAAAACCGTTTTCAGCTTTGACAGCATCGATTCCACCAACGCGCAGGCAAAACGCCAGGCTCTTTCCGGCGCTCCGAACGGCAGTTTGTTTATTGCGGAGCGGCAGACCGGCGGCAAGGGCCGCCTTGGCCGTACCTGGGAATCCCCTTCCGGAACGGGGCTGTGGTTTTCCGTGCTGCTGCGGCCCGGCAGCCTGCCCGTACAGGTAACGGGCATCACGCTCTTAGCCGGGCTCGCCGTCTGCCGGGCGATCCGAAAACAGACGGATACCCCGGCCATGATCAAATGGCCGAACGACATCGTGATCGGAAGCAAAAAGGTCTGCGGCATCCTGACGGAAATGGCTGCGGAAATCGACCGGATCGAGTACGTCGTCGTCGGCATCGGCATCAATGTGAATATGGAAAATTTCCCCGACGAGCTGTCCGGAAAGGCAACCTCCCTGCGCAGGGAATGCGGCCGGCCAATCACCCGTATAGGACTGCTTCAAAAAATCCTGAAGGAATTCGAAGAGATTCTGTGCGATGATATCGACCGTCCCGAAGCGATCCTTGCGGAATACAAAACGCTCTGCGTTTCCTTAAACCGTACCGTCGGCTTTACCCGAAATCAAGAGTCCGTCACCGCGACGGCGGTGGATATTTCCCCCGCCGGGGAACTGATCGTCCGGTGCGGGGACGGAAGCCTGTTATCCATCAACGCCGGAGAGGTCGCCGTACAGGGAATATACGGGCAGACATAA
- a CDS encoding DUF951 domain-containing protein, with product MDVRPGDILQMKKAHPCGSKTFLVLRSGMDFKIRCTACGHEIMVPRLKCEKNIKKIIREEPQHEL from the coding sequence ATGGATGTCAGGCCGGGTGATATTTTACAGATGAAAAAGGCGCATCCATGCGGAAGTAAAACCTTTCTTGTCCTTCGTTCCGGCATGGATTTTAAAATTCGCTGCACCGCCTGCGGGCATGAGATCATGGTTCCAAGGCTGAAATGCGAAAAGAATATTAAAAAGATTATCAGGGAAGAGCCGCAGCACGAATTGTAG
- the prfA gene encoding peptide chain release factor 1 translates to MFENLEVFEKRYEELNQKLYDPSVLSNQALYTELMKEHKNITPIVEKYREYQKAVRSMAEARELLEDGGLDKDLKEMADEEFQAAKSDIERCSEELKILLLPRDPNDDRNVIVEIRGGAGGEEAALFSAVLYRMYSMYAETKGWKTEILNVSETELGGFKEISFMITGDGAYSRLKYESGVHRVQRVPETETQGRVHTSTATVAVLPEADEVEIEINPKDLQIDTYRSSGAGGQHINKTSSAIRITHLPTGTVVECQDERSQYKNKDKAMKVLRSRLYEAKLREHDEKIASERRSQVGTGDRSERIRTYNYPQGRMTDHRIGLTIYRLDDILNGSLDEMIDALITADRAAKLQNTIDNQSEERE, encoded by the coding sequence ATGTTTGAAAATCTGGAAGTTTTTGAAAAACGGTATGAGGAGCTGAACCAGAAGCTCTATGACCCTTCGGTTTTATCCAATCAGGCCCTCTATACCGAACTGATGAAGGAGCATAAAAATATCACGCCCATCGTCGAAAAATACAGGGAATACCAAAAGGCCGTCCGCTCCATGGCGGAAGCGCGCGAGCTGCTGGAGGACGGCGGCCTTGATAAAGATCTGAAGGAAATGGCCGACGAGGAGTTTCAGGCCGCGAAATCGGATATTGAGCGGTGTTCCGAGGAGCTGAAAATCCTGCTTCTGCCGCGCGACCCCAATGACGACCGAAACGTCATCGTTGAAATCCGGGGCGGTGCCGGCGGCGAGGAAGCCGCCCTTTTTTCAGCCGTCCTGTACCGTATGTACAGCATGTACGCGGAAACGAAGGGCTGGAAAACGGAAATTCTGAACGTCAGCGAAACAGAGCTGGGCGGGTTTAAAGAAATCAGCTTTATGATTACCGGCGACGGGGCGTATTCCCGCCTGAAATATGAAAGCGGCGTGCACCGCGTGCAGCGCGTGCCGGAAACGGAGACGCAGGGCAGGGTGCACACCTCTACCGCCACGGTCGCTGTTCTGCCGGAAGCCGACGAAGTGGAAATCGAGATCAATCCGAAGGATTTACAGATCGACACCTACCGTTCCAGCGGGGCGGGCGGCCAGCACATCAATAAAACCTCCTCCGCAATCCGGATTACCCATTTGCCTACGGGCACGGTGGTAGAATGCCAGGATGAGCGGAGCCAGTACAAAAATAAAGACAAGGCAATGAAAGTGCTGCGTTCCAGGCTGTATGAGGCGAAGCTGCGGGAGCACGACGAAAAAATCGCCTCCGAACGCCGGTCACAGGTGGGAACCGGCGACCGTTCCGAGCGGATACGCACCTACAATTATCCGCAGGGGCGGATGACCGACCACCGGATTGGTCTGACTATTTACCGCCTGGACGATATCTTAAATGGGAGTCTCGATGAAATGATAGACGCTTTGATTACGGCGGACAGGGCCGCAAAGCTTCAAAACACTATAGACAACCAATCGGAAGAGAGAGAATAA